A window from Flammeovirgaceae bacterium encodes these proteins:
- a CDS encoding prolipoprotein diacylglyceryl transferase: MLSYILWNANPEIFSIGSFSLRWYGLFFALGFLISQQVLYYIYRKEGKPEKDIDTLTIYMVLATIIGARLGHIFFYQPELLWENPLGVFLPFEFTPEFRFTGLQGLASHGAAIGILFALWLYSRKKKPGQNYLQVLDRIVIVVALTGCLIRLGNFFNSEIIGIPTNSSLGVVFVGRVEEALKRNDMGENPVESITIVKNQDLPKGMHGRVPISIYLFFKKGTDQEKARIFCTTNTKYYLTKLYEFVDEPPRTELQYELYQEKAGTLVAKVNTFGIARHPAQLYESISSLLLFAFLFWVWSREKEKIATGKIFGLFMVILWSLRFGYEFLKENQVSFEDKLPLNMGQILSIPMVLVGIGVLIWSGRNSTKT, from the coding sequence ATGTTAAGTTATATTTTATGGAATGCCAATCCTGAGATATTTTCCATTGGCTCCTTCTCACTGCGTTGGTACGGTTTGTTTTTTGCCCTTGGGTTTTTGATAAGCCAGCAAGTACTCTACTACATCTATAGGAAGGAAGGCAAGCCGGAGAAAGACATTGACACCCTCACCATCTATATGGTGCTGGCCACGATCATCGGGGCGAGGTTGGGCCATATATTTTTTTATCAGCCGGAACTGCTTTGGGAAAACCCCCTAGGTGTTTTCCTTCCGTTTGAATTTACCCCGGAGTTCCGTTTTACCGGCCTGCAAGGCCTTGCCAGCCATGGGGCGGCCATTGGTATTTTATTTGCCTTGTGGCTTTACAGCCGGAAGAAAAAACCAGGACAAAACTACCTTCAGGTATTGGACAGGATCGTCATCGTGGTGGCCCTCACCGGGTGCCTTATCCGCCTGGGCAATTTTTTCAATTCGGAAATCATCGGGATACCGACCAACTCTTCCCTTGGGGTTGTGTTTGTAGGCCGCGTGGAAGAGGCGTTGAAGCGCAACGACATGGGGGAAAACCCGGTGGAGTCCATAACCATTGTGAAAAACCAGGACCTGCCAAAAGGAATGCATGGACGGGTGCCTATCAGCATCTACCTGTTTTTCAAAAAAGGCACCGACCAGGAAAAGGCCCGCATATTCTGTACCACCAATACCAAGTACTACCTCACCAAGCTGTACGAGTTTGTTGACGAGCCCCCCCGCACGGAATTGCAATACGAACTGTACCAGGAGAAAGCCGGCACACTGGTGGCCAAAGTAAATACTTTTGGCATTGCCCGCCACCCCGCCCAGCTCTACGAGTCCATCTCAAGTTTGTTGTTGTTTGCCTTTTTGTTTTGGGTATGGAGCCGGGAAAAGGAAAAGATTGCCACAGGAAAAATATTTGGGCTTTTTATGGTCATTTTATGGTCGCTGCGGTTTGGCTACGAATTCCTCAAAGAAAACCAGGTTTCCTTTGAAGACAAGCTCCCCTTGAACATGGGGCAAATATTAAGCATCCCCATGGTGCTGGTGGGAATTGGTGTGTTGATTTGGTCGGGCCGCAATTCAACCAAAACCTGA